The DNA segment CCCTCCTGATTGGGTATCACGACCGACTCCCCTCCCTGTACAACTGCAACGCATGAATTTGTTGTACCAAGGTCAATTCCAATTGCCTTAGCCATTGTTTCCCTCCTTTATCTCATTAAATTCTGTGGTTTCATTTGCAATTTCAGGGGTGCTGCTTTGCCTATTGTTTTTTTTCGATACCGACACCATTGAAGCCCTTAGCACTCTGTCTCTGTAAGTATAGCCTTTTCTGAATACATCTACAACGGTTTTATCATCAAGGTCGTCCCGGGGTACTTCAGTCATAGCATGATGGTATGCCGGATCAAAAGCCTTTCCGGCGGAGTGTATCTCTACAAGGCCGTACTTGCCCAGAATTTTTTTTAACTCCTTTAATGTCAGATCAACACCCTGAACCAGCGGGTTTGACATATCACTTACATGTGAGAGGGCAGCCTCGAGATTGTCAATTACGTTAAGCAGATCGGAAACCATAGGCTCTGCTCCGTACTTATATAACTCATCTTTTTCCTTCTGAACTCTTTTTCTATAATTATCAAACTCAGCATGAAGCCTGATATACTTATCCTTCAGCTCAGCATTGTCAAGACGGAGTTTTTCCATTTCTTCCTGCTCCGCCTTAGTGCCTGTCACAAGTTCAATTTCAGGCTCCTGTCCCTGCAATTGCTGTTTAGGTTTGGAGTTACCGGTTTTTATCCCGTCTTCCCCAACCGTTATATCAACAGTACCGTGTTCCAAAGACAACCTCCTATCTGTCCTCCAGCCGGCTTGAAAGGAACCGCGCTGAGGTCTCTATTATTGAAATAGCGCCGGCGTAGTCCATCCTCTGCGGGCCTATCAATCCGAGCACTCCTAAAGGCCTTCCCCTGTCACACACAGGTGAGGCCACAAGGCTCAGGTCTTTTTTATCCAGAAAAGGTTCAGACCCGATAAATACTTGCACACCGCCGCTTTCCGTTATTTTATCCAGAATCTCTATGATTCTCTCCTTGTCACTAATTGCATTGGAAAGTTCCTTAATTTTCCCTATATCGTCAAAATCCGGCAAATTAAAGAGTTCACCAAGGCCGGAGATAAAAACATCACGGTCAAACGAACTCAGATATTTGTTGAAAAAACCGAAGGCTTTTGAAATCAGAGTATCACGCTGCACTCTGTTGTCACAAACCTCTTTCCTCATGATTGCCTTAATTTCTCCAAGAGTATAGCCTTTAAACTCAGAGTTCAAAAGTGCTGCTATATTTTTTAGATCCCTCTGAGAGAGAGGTATTTCAAGCGCCGATACTTTGTGCTTTATAGTACCCTCATCAGTCATAAGCACAACGGCAACCATGTCGTTTCTGTAGTTTAAAAGCTCTATCCACCCAAGAATACTGTTTTCCATAGTTGTTTCCATGGCAACCACCATGTAGTGAGAATAGCTGGAGAGAATTTTGGACACCAAACCGAGAAAATCAGATAAATGTCCCCTTACCCCCATAACCCCATCACAAAGCAGTTTCAGCAGCTCAGCGTTGGAAGACACTCCAAAGCCCATAAGTTCCTCAACAAGCAGTCTGTAGCCCTTTCCTGTAGGCATTCTGCCTGCTGAGGTGTGCGGCTGGGACAGATACCCCAACTCCTCAAGATCACACATAGCGTTGCGTATAGTGGCCGAGGATATTCCCAGGCCAAAACGCTTGCTAATGTAGCGTGACCCCACCGGGGAGGCGCTGTCAACGTAGCTCTCAATTACTGCAAACAGTATTTTCTTTAGTCTATCTTCCAAAGCCCGTACTCCTCACATGCCGCCTGTAACCCGCAAAAATAAAAAAGGACACTTTTTTAAAACTGTAACAATTCTAAGCATACACTTTCAATCTTAAAAAAAGCCACCTTAAGCTGCCAGCGGGGAACTTTTTGTTCCCCGCTTAACCAAAACAGCCCTGTATTTTTTAAAGTATTAACTAGCTTAGTACATATCTCCCATGCCGCCCATGCCGGGGTGTCCGCCGCCGCCCATTGGCATCTTATCTTCCTTTTCGGGCAAATCGGTTATCATAACGGCAGTGGTAAGCATAAGTGACGCCACAGATGCTGCATTCTGAAGAGCACATCTTGTCACCTTGGTAGGGTCTATGATGCCCTCTTTCATCATATCACAGTACTTCTCGGCCTGTGCGTCAAATCCATAGTTGACGTCGCTGTTTTCCTTTACTTTCTCTATTATTGTTGCGCTCTCAAGGCCTGTGTTGAAGATTATCTGCCGCAGAGGTTCCTCAAGGCATTTCTTAATAATGTTGGCTCCGATTCTCTCATCTCCTGTAAGTGTGAGATCCTCAACGCTCTTGATGCATCTAATAAGGGCAACGCCGCCGCCCGGTACTATTCCCTCTTCCACAGCCGCTCTGGTTGCATGAAGAGCGTCCTCAACGCGTGCTTTCTTTTCCTTCATCTCAGTCTCGGTAGCCGCCCCGACATTAATTACGGCAACACCGCCCACTAACTTGGCAAGGCGCTCCTGGAGTTTCTCCTTGTCATAGTCCGATGTGGTATCCTCTATTTGTGCCTTTATCTGCTTCACTCTGCCCTGGATTTTCTTGGCATCTCCGGCACCCTCAACAATGGTTGTATTGTCTTTGTCAATGGTTATCTTGCGGGCCTTACCCAGGTCGGTTATTTTTACATTTTCGAGTTTCATCCCAAGGTCATCTGAGATAACCGTGCCGCCTGTAAGAATTGCGATGTCCTCAAGCATGGCCTTTCTGCGCTCGCCAAAGCCCGGGGCCTTTACGCCGGATACATGCAGGGTGCCGCGAAGTTTATTGACAACAAGAGTGGCAAGCGCCTCTCCCTCTATGTCCTCAGATATGATAAGCAGCGGTTTACCCATCTTTGCTATCTGCTCAAGAAGAGGAATCAGGTCTTTCATGCTCGATATTTTTTTGTCGTGCAGCAACATGAAGCAGTCCTCTAATATACACTCCATTCTCTCTGAGTCCGTTATAAAATAGGGTGAAATGTACCCTCTGTCAAACTGCATTCCCTCTACAAAGTCAAGGGAGGTGTTCATGCTCTTTGCCTCTTCAACGGTGATTACACCGT comes from the Nitrospirae bacterium YQR-1 genome and includes:
- the grpE gene encoding nucleotide exchange factor GrpE — protein: MEHGTVDITVGEDGIKTGNSKPKQQLQGQEPEIELVTGTKAEQEEMEKLRLDNAELKDKYIRLHAEFDNYRKRVQKEKDELYKYGAEPMVSDLLNVIDNLEAALSHVSDMSNPLVQGVDLTLKELKKILGKYGLVEIHSAGKAFDPAYHHAMTEVPRDDLDDKTVVDVFRKGYTYRDRVLRASMVSVSKKNNRQSSTPEIANETTEFNEIKEGNNG
- the hrcA gene encoding heat-inducible transcriptional repressor HrcA, translated to MEDRLKKILFAVIESYVDSASPVGSRYISKRFGLGISSATIRNAMCDLEELGYLSQPHTSAGRMPTGKGYRLLVEELMGFGVSSNAELLKLLCDGVMGVRGHLSDFLGLVSKILSSYSHYMVVAMETTMENSILGWIELLNYRNDMVAVVLMTDEGTIKHKVSALEIPLSQRDLKNIAALLNSEFKGYTLGEIKAIMRKEVCDNRVQRDTLISKAFGFFNKYLSSFDRDVFISGLGELFNLPDFDDIGKIKELSNAISDKERIIEILDKITESGGVQVFIGSEPFLDKKDLSLVASPVCDRGRPLGVLGLIGPQRMDYAGAISIIETSARFLSSRLEDR
- the groL gene encoding chaperonin GroEL (60 kDa chaperone family; promotes refolding of misfolded polypeptides especially under stressful conditions; forms two stacked rings of heptamers to form a barrel-shaped 14mer; ends can be capped by GroES; misfolded proteins enter the barrel where they are refolded when GroES binds), which encodes MGAKQLAFDETARREMLEGITILTNAVKATLGPKGRNVILDKKFGSPIITKDGVTVAKEIELKEPYQNMGAQLLKEVASKTSDTAGDGTTTATVLAHAVYKEGMKNVVAGANSMDLKRGIEKAVIEVVAKLKSMSKAVSDKKEIAQVGTISANNDSTIGDLIASAMDKVGKDGVITVEEAKSMNTSLDFVEGMQFDRGYISPYFITDSERMECILEDCFMLLHDKKISSMKDLIPLLEQIAKMGKPLLIISEDIEGEALATLVVNKLRGTLHVSGVKAPGFGERRKAMLEDIAILTGGTVISDDLGMKLENVKITDLGKARKITIDKDNTTIVEGAGDAKKIQGRVKQIKAQIEDTTSDYDKEKLQERLAKLVGGVAVINVGAATETEMKEKKARVEDALHATRAAVEEGIVPGGGVALIRCIKSVEDLTLTGDERIGANIIKKCLEEPLRQIIFNTGLESATIIEKVKENSDVNYGFDAQAEKYCDMMKEGIIDPTKVTRCALQNAASVASLMLTTAVMITDLPEKEDKMPMGGGGHPGMGGMGDMY